One Papaver somniferum cultivar HN1 chromosome 10, ASM357369v1, whole genome shotgun sequence genomic window carries:
- the LOC113315652 gene encoding F-box/kelch-repeat protein At3g06240-like, which produces MGTNTWKEIEDIPYRFHQIMGFGVYFHGRPHWVLGKWRCRSSESVVSLDIGDERFEELQLPIQCMEDRRRCMSVGVLDDHLSLLVTVDNRRWEMWVMEEYGNCESWTKRYDITDSAISGNYKESDVCGFQRMKPSASNLEIGNYFESFVSLNSETYRGRSKRGTKVNLEVEKKKRRRRSSMCGIVITRASTL; this is translated from the exons ATGGGAACAAATACATGGAAAGAAATTGAAGATATTCCGTATAGGTTTCATCAAATTATGGGATTTGGGGTGTACTTTCATGGAAGGCCTCATTGGGTGTTGGGTAAATGGCGCTGCAGGTCTTCTGAATCTGTAGTTTCCTTGGATATTGGTGATGAGAGGTTTGAGGAATTGCAGTTGCCAATACAATGTATGGAGGACAGACGACGATGTATGAGTGTGGGAGTGTTGGATGACCATCTATCTTTACTTGTTACAGTCGATAACCGCCGCTGGGAAATGTGGGTGATGGAGGAATATGGCAATTGTGAATCATGGACTAAACGCTATGACATTACCGATTCCGCAATT AGTGGAAATTACAAGGAATCAGATGTTTGTGGTTTCCAGCGTATGAAACCATCAGCCTCTAACCTAGAAATTGGGAATTACTTTGAGAGCTTCGTCTCACTCAACTCTGAGACTTATAGAGGGAGATCAAAGAGAGGAACTAAAGTAAACTTGgaagttgagaagaagaagaggagg